A genomic stretch from Vibrio neptunius includes:
- the nhaA gene encoding Na+/H+ antiporter NhaA produces the protein MSDIFRDFFKMESAGGILLVIAAAIAMTIANTPLNESYQALLHSYVFGMSVSHWINDGLMAVFFLLIGLEVKRELLEGALKSRETAIFPAIAAVGGMLAPALVYVAFNYSNSEAIQGWAIPAATDIAFALGIMALLGKRVPVSLKVFLLALAIIDDLGVVVIIALFYTGDLSTSALAVGFAMTAALFILNSRKVTKLLPYMIVGAILWFAVLKSGVHATLAGVVIGFAIPLKGNKGEGSPLKHMEHALHPYVAFGILPVFAFANAGISLEGISMEGLTSMLPLGIALGLLVGKPLGIFSFSWVAVKSGVAKLPEGITFRHIFAVSVLCGIGFTMSIFISSLAFGPVNAEFDTYARLGILMGSTTAAIIGYVLLHISLPKKTVLADKPATETNH, from the coding sequence ATGAGTGATATTTTTCGCGATTTCTTCAAAATGGAGTCAGCAGGAGGGATTCTCTTAGTCATCGCTGCTGCAATCGCAATGACCATTGCTAACACGCCACTGAACGAATCTTATCAGGCACTATTGCATTCTTATGTGTTTGGCATGTCTGTATCTCACTGGATTAATGATGGCCTAATGGCTGTATTCTTCCTTCTCATCGGTTTAGAAGTAAAACGTGAACTTCTAGAGGGCGCGCTTAAATCCCGCGAAACTGCTATTTTCCCTGCTATTGCTGCTGTTGGTGGTATGTTAGCTCCGGCATTGGTTTATGTTGCATTCAACTACAGCAACTCTGAGGCAATTCAAGGCTGGGCGATTCCTGCTGCGACAGACATCGCATTCGCTCTGGGTATCATGGCCTTGCTAGGAAAGCGTGTCCCTGTCAGCCTGAAGGTATTCCTACTTGCGCTGGCAATCATTGATGACTTAGGTGTTGTTGTCATTATCGCTCTGTTCTATACAGGAGACCTGTCGACTTCCGCATTAGCCGTCGGATTTGCCATGACCGCAGCCTTGTTCATTCTCAACTCGAGGAAGGTCACCAAATTGCTCCCCTATATGATAGTAGGTGCGATACTCTGGTTCGCGGTGCTGAAATCGGGAGTGCACGCAACACTAGCTGGTGTAGTGATAGGTTTTGCGATTCCTCTTAAAGGAAACAAAGGTGAGGGCTCTCCGCTCAAACACATGGAACATGCACTGCACCCGTACGTTGCTTTTGGTATTCTTCCAGTGTTTGCGTTTGCCAACGCAGGTATCTCTCTTGAGGGAATCTCGATGGAAGGACTGACTTCGATGCTCCCACTGGGTATTGCATTAGGGTTGTTGGTCGGTAAGCCTCTGGGTATCTTCAGCTTTAGCTGGGTTGCTGTTAAGTCAGGTGTAGCCAAATTGCCAGAAGGCATTACATTCAGACATATTTTCGCAGTATCGGTGTTGTGTGGTATCGGCTTCACCATGTCGATTTTCATCTCTTCGCTGGCCTTTGGTCCGGTTAACGCTGAGTTTGATACCTATGCGAGACTGGGCATCCTGATGGGCTCGACGACCGCTGCGATTATAGGATACGTGCTACTGCACATTTCTTTACCAAAAAAGACAGTGCTGGCAGATAAGCCAGCAACCGAAACAAACCACTAG
- a CDS encoding ABC transporter ATP-binding protein: MLQLTDLCKGYVDGGEFHPVLQGAELALEQGEQVALMGESGSGKSTLLNLIAGLDTVDSGEIWFPNFSMHEIAETKRTAYRRNNIGLIFQQFNLLPTLNVADNIRFCRQLKGLPEDKGLWRQILSALDLMPLLGRYPEEVSGGQQQRAAIARALYMEPKILLADEPTGSLDERNAEAVMRLLTSLTRQLDCTLLLVTHSERVAEHMEGRVRLQGGQLHVMARS, translated from the coding sequence ATGCTGCAACTAACAGACCTATGTAAAGGGTATGTGGATGGAGGTGAATTTCACCCTGTCTTGCAAGGTGCTGAGTTGGCATTAGAACAAGGCGAACAAGTGGCTCTGATGGGCGAAAGTGGCTCTGGAAAGAGTACTTTGCTGAATTTGATTGCGGGTCTAGATACCGTCGACTCCGGTGAAATTTGGTTTCCTAACTTCTCTATGCATGAGATCGCAGAAACTAAACGTACTGCTTATCGCCGCAATAATATTGGGCTTATCTTCCAACAGTTTAATTTATTGCCAACACTGAACGTTGCGGACAACATTCGCTTCTGTCGTCAGTTGAAGGGGCTGCCTGAAGATAAGGGATTGTGGCGTCAGATCCTTTCTGCATTGGACTTAATGCCGCTGCTAGGTCGTTATCCAGAAGAGGTGTCTGGTGGTCAGCAACAGAGAGCCGCCATTGCCCGAGCACTTTACATGGAACCGAAGATTTTACTGGCGGACGAACCGACTGGTAGCCTTGACGAACGTAACGCAGAAGCGGTTATGCGTCTTTTGACTTCCTTGACCCGCCAGTTGGATTGTACCTTGTTGCTGGTTACACACAGTGAGCGGGTTGCAGAGCATATGGAAGGCCGAGTTCGCCTTCAAGGAGGGCAACTTCATGTTATGGCCCGTAGTTAA
- a CDS encoding pyridoxal phosphate-dependent class III aminotransferase has product MSIAFEVDNSVNNTAIATPFSTQIPVLEGVYDLTPDLVLQDQAEHESAVRSYPRRLPIAIKQAYGALVEDTRGQIFLDCLAGAGTLALGYNHPEINQALKDQLDSGLPYQTLDIATEAKTNFIRSVKNFLPQELSDNCVLQFCGPSGADAVEAAIKLAKQTTGRNTMFAFRGAYHGMTNGTMGMMGNLGTKARRTGLMSDVHFMPFPYNLRCPFGLGGDEGARAGIRYIERLLNDDEAGIMKPAAMVVEPIQGEGGAVPAPAFWLKELRRICDEHGILLIFDEIQCGVGKSGYNFAFEEAGIVPDILCLSKAIGGGMPMSLLVINKKHDTWLPGEHTGTFRGNQLAMVSGAKALEIIERDNLVEHANVAGQYLRLGLESIQKRVNCIAEVRGKGLMLGVEIRKPGTERNKFGEPVADGELTLAIQRAALERGLMVEKGGRDGSVIRFLPPLIITFEQIDFALRVLEEAILVAGGNHVEPQDANQQWKQHFIHTGESGSDEFSKVMNHTTAAMKHVFEQVDAPYSGLEPKQLEQAINAVDLNNKNASLTDVITDTADLVAKNAIFTQHPDCIAHLHTPPLMSAVAAEAMIASLNQSMDSWDQASSATYVEQKVVDWLCEKYELGTHADGIFTSGGTQSNQMGLMLARDWIADKLSGHSIQKFGLPDYAEKLRIICSKKSHFTVQKSASWMGLGEKAVITVDAHSNGTMDVAQLDEVISTAKSQGLIPFAIVGTAGTTDHGAIDDLNVIADAAQKHQMWMHVDGAYGGALILSRHKERLAGIERADSVSVDFHKLFYQTISCGALLLKDKHNFKYLLHHADYLNREHDELPNLVDKSIATTKRFDALKVFMTMQNVGPDTLGAMYDHLLEQTQQVADLVRSDDNLELLAEPSLSTVLFRVAHAQVADLDELNKVVRLEALTRGVAVLGETIVDGKTALKFTILNPCLTMADFESLLIKINKLAAELA; this is encoded by the coding sequence ATGAGCATAGCCTTTGAAGTCGATAACTCTGTGAATAACACTGCTATCGCAACACCATTTTCCACTCAGATTCCTGTTTTAGAGGGCGTTTATGATCTGACACCTGATCTGGTGTTACAAGATCAGGCCGAGCATGAATCTGCCGTACGTTCTTATCCTCGTCGTCTTCCGATTGCGATCAAACAAGCTTATGGCGCACTGGTTGAAGACACTCGCGGTCAAATATTTTTAGATTGTCTTGCTGGTGCTGGCACCTTGGCTCTGGGCTATAACCATCCTGAAATCAATCAAGCACTCAAAGACCAGCTTGACTCAGGGCTGCCTTATCAGACACTGGATATCGCAACAGAAGCAAAAACCAATTTCATTCGCTCGGTGAAGAACTTTCTTCCTCAAGAACTGAGTGATAACTGTGTACTCCAGTTCTGTGGCCCTTCAGGTGCGGATGCTGTGGAAGCCGCAATCAAACTGGCGAAGCAAACCACAGGTCGTAATACCATGTTTGCTTTCCGTGGTGCTTATCATGGCATGACAAATGGCACGATGGGCATGATGGGCAATCTAGGGACGAAAGCACGTCGCACAGGCCTAATGTCGGACGTACATTTTATGCCTTTCCCATACAACCTACGCTGCCCGTTTGGTTTGGGTGGAGATGAAGGTGCAAGAGCGGGTATTCGCTATATTGAACGTCTACTCAATGACGATGAAGCTGGCATCATGAAACCAGCCGCTATGGTTGTTGAACCTATTCAGGGCGAGGGCGGTGCTGTACCTGCTCCTGCGTTTTGGTTGAAAGAGCTACGTCGTATCTGCGATGAGCACGGTATCTTGCTGATTTTTGATGAGATTCAGTGTGGTGTGGGTAAATCAGGTTACAACTTTGCGTTTGAAGAAGCAGGTATTGTGCCAGACATTCTTTGCCTATCCAAAGCGATTGGTGGCGGTATGCCAATGTCGCTCCTCGTCATCAATAAGAAACATGATACTTGGTTACCGGGTGAACACACGGGCACTTTCCGTGGTAATCAACTGGCGATGGTCTCTGGAGCAAAAGCTCTGGAAATCATCGAGCGAGATAATCTTGTCGAGCACGCGAATGTTGCCGGCCAGTACTTGCGTTTAGGGCTTGAATCGATTCAGAAACGTGTCAACTGTATTGCTGAAGTCCGTGGTAAGGGCTTAATGCTTGGCGTGGAAATCCGTAAACCCGGAACAGAGCGTAATAAGTTTGGCGAGCCAGTCGCTGATGGTGAATTGACCTTAGCAATTCAGAGAGCGGCACTTGAACGTGGCTTGATGGTCGAGAAAGGTGGACGTGATGGTTCGGTGATTCGATTCCTACCACCACTGATCATCACCTTTGAGCAGATCGATTTTGCGCTTCGTGTATTGGAAGAAGCGATTCTGGTTGCGGGTGGAAATCATGTTGAGCCACAAGACGCTAATCAGCAATGGAAGCAGCATTTTATTCATACCGGTGAATCTGGCAGTGATGAGTTCAGCAAAGTTATGAACCATACAACTGCGGCAATGAAACACGTCTTTGAACAAGTGGATGCGCCTTATTCAGGTCTTGAACCAAAGCAGTTAGAACAAGCTATTAACGCGGTTGATCTAAACAACAAAAATGCCAGCCTGACGGATGTGATCACTGATACCGCTGATTTAGTGGCAAAGAACGCTATTTTCACTCAGCATCCTGACTGTATCGCGCATCTTCATACTCCGCCATTAATGTCGGCAGTGGCAGCAGAAGCGATGATTGCTTCTTTAAACCAGTCAATGGACTCCTGGGACCAAGCCTCTTCTGCGACTTATGTTGAGCAGAAAGTGGTGGATTGGCTGTGTGAGAAATACGAGCTTGGCACACACGCTGACGGCATATTTACCAGTGGTGGCACTCAAAGTAATCAAATGGGCTTAATGTTGGCTCGCGACTGGATTGCAGACAAGCTGTCAGGGCACTCTATTCAGAAATTTGGATTGCCGGATTACGCCGAAAAACTGCGTATCATCTGCTCGAAAAAGTCTCATTTCACGGTGCAGAAATCAGCCTCCTGGATGGGACTGGGCGAGAAAGCGGTGATAACTGTTGACGCTCATAGTAACGGCACGATGGATGTTGCTCAGCTTGATGAAGTGATTAGTACGGCGAAATCTCAAGGATTGATTCCATTTGCCATCGTTGGAACGGCAGGCACCACTGATCATGGCGCTATTGATGATTTGAATGTGATTGCCGACGCGGCGCAAAAACACCAGATGTGGATGCATGTTGATGGTGCTTACGGTGGAGCACTGATTTTAAGCCGCCACAAAGAGCGTCTAGCGGGTATCGAACGCGCAGATTCAGTCAGTGTCGACTTCCATAAGTTGTTCTATCAAACCATCAGTTGTGGAGCTTTGTTACTCAAAGACAAACACAACTTTAAGTATCTGCTGCATCATGCGGATTACCTCAACCGTGAGCATGATGAGTTGCCCAACCTAGTGGATAAATCGATTGCGACGACGAAGCGATTCGATGCATTGAAAGTTTTTATGACGATGCAGAATGTTGGCCCAGATACATTGGGCGCCATGTATGACCATCTTCTCGAACAAACTCAGCAAGTCGCGGATCTCGTTCGTAGCGACGACAACCTAGAATTGTTGGCTGAGCCATCGTTGTCGACTGTGCTATTCCGTGTTGCACATGCTCAAGTCGCGGATCTGGATGAGCTGAATAAAGTTGTAAGACTGGAAGCGTTAACTCGTGGCGTTGCGGTATTAGGTGAAACCATTGTTGATGGTAAAACCGCTTTGAAATTTACGATTCTTAATCCTTGCCTGACGATGGCTGATTTTGAATCTTTACTAATTAAAATCAATAAGCTAGCCGCTGAGCTGGCGTAA
- a CDS encoding TolC family outer membrane protein codes for MVFYSSYAVGQTLEQAVALTLANNPEIKSSFNEYKSAIKQADASGGAYLPSIDLDAGIGYEGIDPADSTGQAETDLTRKEATLSLTQLLWDGNATINDINRTAAEAESIRLQLLSDASDIALRVTDIYLESIKATEVLKLSENNLAVHKDIYTDIKKRAESGIGSTADVSQVEARLAKAHSNLLAAQNNLFDTHTQFRRIVGQQPLGLIYPRADESKLPLSLDEAIKLAFERHPVIQVSKADVDSARYQYKQSKGNYYPTLSVEASQTWRDDAGGDLGNSNESLAMLRLRYNLFNGGSDSALSERAAYQLNKAKDLRDNSYRQVEEGLRLSWSALDLTLQQKNFLADHVDSASATVIAYEKQYRIGQRTLLDLLNTENELFEARKDYLDAHYSEQYAKYRVMNATGILLNALLVDVPKEWTKEVEY; via the coding sequence TTGGTCTTTTACTCTAGTTATGCTGTTGGACAAACCCTTGAGCAAGCCGTCGCTCTAACGCTAGCGAACAACCCTGAAATTAAGAGCTCATTTAACGAATATAAAAGCGCCATAAAACAAGCTGATGCTTCTGGCGGCGCTTACCTACCATCTATAGATTTAGATGCCGGGATTGGCTATGAAGGCATTGATCCTGCCGACTCGACCGGCCAAGCGGAAACAGACTTAACACGTAAGGAAGCAACCTTGAGTCTGACTCAGTTACTGTGGGATGGGAATGCCACCATCAATGACATCAACAGAACAGCAGCGGAGGCTGAATCAATCAGGCTTCAATTGCTCTCTGATGCATCTGATATTGCCTTAAGAGTCACTGACATTTATTTGGAATCCATTAAAGCTACTGAGGTGTTAAAGTTATCTGAAAACAACTTAGCCGTTCACAAAGATATTTACACAGATATAAAAAAGCGCGCCGAATCTGGAATTGGTTCTACCGCAGATGTATCACAAGTGGAAGCACGGCTTGCCAAAGCACATAGCAACCTGCTTGCCGCACAGAACAACCTCTTTGACACTCACACTCAGTTTCGACGCATTGTAGGACAACAACCGCTTGGTTTGATTTACCCAAGAGCAGACGAATCAAAGCTGCCTTTATCATTAGATGAGGCGATTAAACTGGCCTTTGAACGACACCCAGTAATACAAGTATCAAAAGCAGATGTCGATTCCGCACGCTACCAATATAAACAATCCAAAGGTAACTACTACCCTACGTTGTCGGTTGAAGCGAGTCAGACTTGGCGTGACGATGCAGGAGGCGATCTAGGCAACAGCAACGAATCTCTTGCCATGCTAAGGCTAAGATACAACTTGTTTAACGGTGGTTCTGACAGTGCTTTATCCGAAAGAGCGGCATACCAGCTCAATAAAGCCAAAGACCTTCGAGATAACTCCTATCGACAAGTCGAAGAGGGCTTACGTTTATCTTGGAGCGCACTTGATTTAACCTTGCAACAAAAGAACTTTCTCGCCGATCATGTTGACTCTGCTTCTGCAACTGTCATCGCGTATGAAAAGCAGTATCGCATCGGACAAAGAACATTACTCGATCTTCTCAACACAGAGAATGAGCTTTTCGAAGCTCGCAAGGATTATTTGGACGCCCATTATTCGGAACAATACGCCAAATATAGGGTAATGAACGCAACTGGAATCCTGCTTAACGCCTTGCTTGTCGATGTACCTAAAGAATGGACCAAGGAAGTGGAGTACTGA
- a CDS encoding OmpA family protein: MTRTLFFSLSLLSASVACSLQAYEDQYDYIQAPKALQISDLTDDDRDGVVNARDLCPETPLGAQIDNDGCGLEVTEKEERQMRILFANDSYDVSPVFLDQIRAMADFLDKYRSASIEIQGYASKTGSPNYNLALSKKRAFAVEQQLLAYGTAPERVTIIGYGATHLESDGEGETDHALNRRVTATVVGLTETVVEEWTIFSAIDR; this comes from the coding sequence ATGACGCGTACGCTGTTTTTTTCATTGTCACTTTTAAGCGCCTCTGTCGCCTGTTCACTTCAAGCCTATGAAGACCAATACGACTACATACAAGCACCCAAAGCCCTCCAGATCTCAGATTTAACGGATGATGATCGGGACGGTGTCGTTAACGCACGTGATTTGTGTCCAGAGACACCGTTAGGCGCACAGATCGATAATGACGGTTGTGGTTTGGAGGTCACGGAAAAGGAAGAGAGGCAAATGAGGATTCTATTTGCCAATGACTCCTATGACGTCAGCCCTGTCTTTTTAGACCAAATCCGTGCAATGGCGGATTTTTTGGATAAGTACCGCTCCGCTTCGATAGAAATACAAGGCTATGCTAGCAAAACCGGAAGCCCTAACTACAATTTAGCACTATCAAAGAAACGTGCGTTCGCCGTAGAGCAGCAGCTACTTGCCTATGGTACCGCTCCTGAAAGAGTGACTATCATAGGCTATGGAGCAACACATTTGGAATCAGATGGTGAAGGCGAAACCGACCATGCGCTTAATCGAAGAGTGACAGCAACCGTCGTTGGCTTAACCGAAACCGTCGTTGAAGAGTGGACCATATTTTCAGCGATAGATCGATAG
- a CDS encoding MATE family efflux transporter produces MSTVSQILFHTRGEFLRRMIAIALPITLQSIMFSSRSLVDVLMLGQLGEAEIAAVGVAARATFVTTIMLVGVTTGGALLTAQYWGAADRQGVKESTALTWLVAMIFAVFTVMLFVLFPSEIMSLATDSQEVNQLGSQYLVITAVTMFAVACVASMSVGLRSMHKPGISTFFSGIGIVSNILLNWVFIFGKLGVPAMGIKGAAIATVLSGAIEVATLFGYIYAKKHLLAFGVNDLKAVIQWQRVVRFLTLSLPTTFNFLAWAGGLFAYHAIMGQSGVQGLAALSVLSPVESIALALLIGMSNAAAVLVGNQIGAKNYEAVYFQAIGMTILSLIVGVVVALLLYLCQGLVLDTFSALTEETRALAEKFMVILCFGIVLRSIPMMVIVGVLRAGGDVKFCLYQDLIAQWLIGIPLAAFAAIVLGWQPEWVFLLFLTEEVIKWGGSLYRMKTQRWMKNLIEN; encoded by the coding sequence TTGAGCACGGTCTCACAGATTCTATTCCATACCCGTGGCGAGTTTTTGCGACGGATGATTGCCATTGCACTGCCTATTACGCTGCAAAGTATCATGTTCTCTAGCCGCAGTTTAGTGGACGTTCTCATGTTAGGGCAACTCGGTGAGGCAGAGATCGCAGCCGTCGGTGTTGCCGCAAGAGCGACCTTTGTCACCACGATTATGTTAGTGGGAGTGACAACAGGCGGCGCTTTATTAACGGCTCAATATTGGGGGGCGGCCGATCGTCAAGGGGTCAAGGAAAGTACGGCTCTAACTTGGCTGGTAGCAATGATTTTTGCGGTGTTTACCGTCATGCTATTTGTTTTGTTTCCGAGTGAAATCATGTCTCTGGCCACTGACTCTCAGGAAGTGAACCAGTTGGGCAGCCAGTACTTGGTGATCACCGCTGTCACCATGTTTGCGGTTGCCTGCGTAGCCAGTATGTCCGTTGGTCTTCGCTCAATGCACAAACCTGGCATTAGTACCTTTTTTAGTGGTATCGGGATCGTATCCAATATTCTCCTCAATTGGGTGTTCATTTTCGGCAAGCTGGGAGTTCCAGCTATGGGCATTAAAGGTGCAGCAATCGCTACAGTGTTAAGCGGAGCGATTGAAGTGGCGACGTTGTTTGGCTATATCTACGCCAAAAAGCATCTGCTGGCTTTCGGGGTAAATGATCTTAAAGCGGTCATTCAATGGCAAAGGGTAGTGAGATTTCTGACACTTTCTTTACCTACCACATTTAACTTTCTCGCTTGGGCTGGTGGGTTGTTCGCCTACCACGCGATCATGGGGCAGTCTGGTGTTCAAGGGCTTGCTGCATTGTCTGTGCTATCACCAGTAGAGTCGATTGCGCTGGCACTGTTAATTGGGATGTCCAATGCAGCAGCGGTATTGGTGGGGAATCAGATCGGTGCCAAGAACTATGAGGCGGTCTATTTTCAGGCGATTGGAATGACTATACTCAGTTTGATTGTGGGGGTCGTTGTTGCGTTGCTCTTGTACTTATGTCAAGGGTTAGTGCTTGACACCTTTAGTGCATTAACTGAGGAGACTCGGGCCCTAGCAGAAAAGTTTATGGTTATTTTATGCTTCGGTATTGTTTTACGCTCAATTCCTATGATGGTGATTGTTGGTGTCCTTAGAGCAGGTGGCGACGTGAAGTTTTGTCTATACCAAGATTTGATTGCTCAGTGGCTGATTGGTATTCCACTCGCCGCCTTTGCCGCTATTGTTCTAGGGTGGCAGCCAGAATGGGTTTTCTTACTCTTCTTAACAGAAGAAGTGATCAAATGGGGAGGGTCTTTGTATAGAATGAAAACTCAACGTTGGATGAAAAATTTGATCGAAAATTAG
- a CDS encoding FtsX-like permease family protein, which yields MLWPVVKALLGHYRRYPFQILLVWLGLTLGVSLLVGVTSINDHARKSYENGEKLFSNPLPYRIRPKHVTNKIPQGFYVQLRRDGFNQCAPFESLRVRMANGTDLSLVGVDTVAMLQFRPTTVLKDFSALQLMNSPYPILVSSDLAAHMKWQDNDFIHLSDGSKLGPIIVDTQDRLNGTRIIADISLLRMLERSSGISVIACGEMPAEKLARLKEYLPNGMSMVRNTRAELESLTQAFHMNLSAMGMLAFLVGLFIFYQAMSLSLTQRQPLVGAMRQTGVSGWQLGKALCLELLVLILVSWVCGNLLGILLANQLIPAVSASLGDLYDANVGLLISWSWKSSVYSLYMTILGAFIACAWPLVRLLRAQPIRLTARLSLVRFAGTEFFIQALIACALCVAAIAIYQAPQTQESGFAIIGLMLLSVALFTPYLIWKVFDGLSYSLKWVKLRWFFADAAASMSYRGVATMAFMLAMAANIGVETMVGSFRDTTDKWLSQRLAADLYIYPNNSAAARMSGWLAKQPEVNSVWWRWEKEVNSNKGVLQVVSTGASEGELNALTVKLGIPDYWYHLHHSKGVMISESMALKLGIRPGDYIDLSGKLGQNWQVVGVYYDYGNPYNQVLLSHRNWLYAFAGGGSVALGAVLKDGVNSVGLKRRMESVFRLSSERVFDNSHIHKQAMRVFDRTFSIADTLGNITLIIAVFGIFFATVAGEVSRQRHVSLLRCLGMSGKELVVMGGLQLFVFGAVSILIALPLGLALANLVVDIVIRQSFGWTLELQIIPDAYLNTFLMAMGSLMMAGALPVLRMIRNTPMKSLRDAL from the coding sequence ATGTTATGGCCCGTAGTTAAAGCGCTGCTTGGCCACTACAGACGTTACCCTTTTCAAATCCTTCTTGTCTGGCTTGGTCTTACGTTAGGTGTCTCTCTTCTAGTTGGTGTCACTTCTATCAATGATCACGCCAGAAAAAGTTACGAAAACGGTGAAAAACTTTTCTCAAACCCCCTCCCTTACCGTATTCGTCCTAAACATGTAACCAACAAGATCCCTCAGGGTTTTTATGTCCAGCTTCGCCGTGATGGATTCAACCAGTGTGCACCATTTGAAAGCCTTCGAGTACGCATGGCGAATGGTACGGATCTCTCTTTAGTTGGTGTGGACACAGTGGCCATGCTCCAGTTCCGTCCGACAACGGTCCTAAAAGATTTCTCTGCGCTACAGCTAATGAACAGTCCGTATCCTATCTTGGTGAGTTCAGATCTTGCGGCCCACATGAAGTGGCAAGATAACGATTTCATCCATCTGAGCGATGGCAGTAAATTAGGCCCGATTATTGTTGATACACAAGATAGGTTAAACGGTACTCGAATCATTGCGGATATTTCTTTACTGCGCATGCTGGAAAGGAGCTCCGGTATCTCGGTTATTGCGTGTGGGGAGATGCCTGCTGAGAAGTTGGCCCGTTTAAAAGAGTATCTGCCGAATGGCATGAGTATGGTTCGCAACACGCGTGCAGAACTCGAGTCTCTGACGCAAGCTTTTCATATGAACCTTAGTGCGATGGGGATGCTGGCATTCTTGGTGGGTCTCTTTATTTTCTACCAAGCGATGTCTTTATCTCTAACTCAAAGGCAGCCTTTGGTGGGGGCAATGCGCCAGACAGGCGTCTCTGGGTGGCAGTTAGGCAAAGCCCTGTGTTTGGAGCTTTTGGTACTTATTTTGGTGAGTTGGGTTTGCGGTAATCTGCTTGGTATTTTGCTTGCTAACCAGCTTATTCCAGCGGTCTCCGCTAGTCTGGGCGATTTGTATGATGCCAATGTAGGTCTGTTGATCTCATGGAGTTGGAAGTCGAGTGTCTATAGCCTTTACATGACGATACTTGGTGCTTTCATTGCTTGTGCTTGGCCGTTGGTACGTTTGTTAAGAGCTCAGCCCATCCGATTAACTGCTCGTTTATCATTAGTTCGCTTCGCTGGTACCGAGTTTTTCATTCAGGCATTGATAGCGTGTGCGTTGTGTGTCGCCGCGATTGCGATTTACCAAGCACCTCAGACTCAGGAATCTGGTTTTGCAATCATAGGCTTAATGTTGTTAAGCGTTGCCTTGTTTACGCCTTACCTGATTTGGAAAGTTTTCGATGGTCTTTCTTATTCACTCAAATGGGTAAAGCTCCGTTGGTTCTTTGCTGATGCTGCTGCCAGTATGAGTTATCGTGGTGTGGCGACCATGGCTTTCATGTTGGCCATGGCGGCTAATATTGGTGTTGAAACCATGGTGGGCAGTTTCCGTGATACGACTGATAAGTGGCTGAGCCAACGTTTAGCTGCCGATCTATACATCTACCCCAATAATAGTGCTGCGGCTCGTATGAGTGGTTGGTTGGCCAAACAACCTGAAGTTAATTCTGTTTGGTGGCGCTGGGAAAAAGAAGTCAACTCGAATAAAGGGGTGCTTCAGGTGGTCAGCACTGGTGCTTCAGAAGGTGAGTTGAATGCGCTCACTGTCAAGCTAGGGATCCCTGACTACTGGTATCATCTTCATCATTCGAAAGGTGTGATGATCAGTGAGTCTATGGCGCTCAAACTTGGCATTCGCCCCGGCGATTACATAGATTTGTCTGGCAAGCTAGGGCAAAACTGGCAAGTGGTGGGGGTTTACTACGATTACGGTAACCCGTATAACCAAGTTTTGCTGTCACATCGAAACTGGTTGTATGCCTTTGCAGGAGGCGGTAGCGTCGCTTTAGGTGCTGTACTAAAAGATGGCGTTAATTCCGTTGGCCTCAAACGGCGCATGGAGTCTGTTTTCCGTTTGAGTTCGGAGCGTGTTTTCGACAACAGTCATATCCACAAACAAGCGATGCGAGTGTTTGATCGAACCTTCTCTATTGCCGACACCTTAGGTAACATTACATTGATTATCGCTGTATTCGGTATTTTCTTTGCGACGGTTGCCGGTGAGGTATCGCGTCAGCGTCATGTTTCTTTGCTGCGATGTCTAGGCATGTCAGGTAAAGAACTTGTTGTCATGGGTGGCTTGCAGCTGTTTGTCTTTGGTGCTGTATCGATATTGATTGCACTGCCACTCGGGCTCGCTTTGGCTAATTTAGTCGTGGATATCGTGATAAGACAATCTTTCGGCTGGACACTTGAACTACAAATAATTCCAGATGCGTATCTTAATACGTTTTTGATGGCGATGGGGTCGTTAATGATGGCAGGTGCACTACCGGTACTTCGTATGATTCGAAATACGCCCATGAAGTCACTCAGGGACGCATTGTAA